GACTCCTATGGAATCAACGTCAAGGGGCTTTCCTTTGATTACGCGAAAGTAATCGACAGGAGCCGAAAAGCTTCATCCACTTTATCTAAAGGTGTGGAGTTTCTCCTAAAGAAAAACGGAATCGCCCACCTGCAGGGTACGGGTAAGTTAATCACGAGAAACAAAATAGGAATCATAGGAAACAAAAACCAGAATGAGATCGAGGCTGAGAACGTGCTGATAGCTACAGGTTCTGTGCCTAAGACACTCCCTGGGCTTGAAATAGATGGAAAGCTCGTGATCACCAGCGATGAAGCGATCATGTCAAAGAATTTTCCCGACTCAATTGCTATCATAGGAGGAGGTTATATAGGAGCAGAATTCGCTTATGTATATAATTCATTTGGGAGCAGGGTTACAATTGTTGAGATGGAGAGCCATCTACTTCCCGGCGCAGACTCCGAAGTAGCTTCGGAGCTTGAGAGGGTATTCAAGAAATCCGGTATTACGGTGTTAACAAACACAAAATATAATGCTTGCAAACAGTTAAACGGCTCACTTAATATAATTGTTGAGAATATGTCAAATAAAGAGTTAAAGGAGATCGAAGCTTCAAAACTACTGGTAGCTGTCGGTCGGAAGGCTGTGGCTAATACCGCCCCGACATCGTTGAGCTATTATAAAGGCTCAGATGATCTAGGGCTCAAAGATTTGAATATAGAGCTTAATGAACAAGGATTCATTAAAACCGATGGTTCTTATAGAACGACCTGCAGCAATGTGTACGCAATTGGTGATGTAATAGGACCACCCCTCCTCGCTCATAAGGCTTCAGAAGAGGGAATAACCGCAGTTGAACTGATCTCCGGCAAAAAGGGAACCAGGGTGCATTATGACAGGATACCAAGCTGTGTTTACTGTCAGCCAGAAATAGCATCCGTCGGCATTACTGAGGATGCAGCCAAGGCGAAAGGGTTGAAGATTAAAATTGGTAAGTTTCCATTCAGGGCTTCAGGAAAAGCAGTTGCAACTGGTGAAACCGATGGTTTTGTTAAGATAATATCAGATTCCGTCACGGGTGAAATCCTAGGTACGCATATTATTGGTCATGGAGCAACAGAGCTCATTGCGGAAATCGGAGTTTCACAAACGTTGGAGGCGACTCCTCTGGAGATTGCATTAACACCACACGCCCATCCCACTCTGTCAGAGGCAGTGATGGAGGCCGCTTTATCAGCATTAGGGCGGGCGAGGAACATGTAAGGATGCACGATTCAAGATGCAAGATACAGGATGCATGATCCAGGATGCAGGATACACGATGCACGATGCAGGATGACGTATGAGCGTTCTTACCGTTTATAATCTAGGCAGGGTCGATTATAAAAAGGCCCTAGAACTCCAACTATCACTTCTCAACAAAATAAAGCATGATGAGGTTGGGGATAATCTTTTACTGTTAGAGCATCCTCCGACCTTTACAATGGGAAGAAGAGGCAAACCGGAACATCTCCTGAAGAATCAAGAGGAATTGAAGAATAAAGGTATCCATTTTGAAATTGTGGGCAGAGGTGGCGACATCACATATCATGGACCTGGACAATTAGTCGGGTACCCGATTCTGGATCTGAGCAGTCATAGATGTGGCATTCATCTCTTTTTGAGAAACATAGAAGAAGTAATCATCAATGCGCTGAGCGATTTTGATATTACTGGTGAAAGAAAAAGGGATTATACCGGCGTTTGGGTCAGGGACGAAAAGATAGCATCAATCGGTGTTGGGGTAAAGAAATGGACAACATATCATGGATTTGCTCTGAACGTGAATACGGAATTGTCTTATTTCGATATGATAGTACCTTGCGGAATTCCAGGTATTAAAATGACATCGATAAAAGAGCTGTCAGGTAATAAAATGGATATCGATATGTCCGAAGTTAAGGATAGCATAATCGAAGCCTTTTCACGGGTTTTCAAGATGAATCCTCGCGTATCAAAAAATAATTCTTTTCCACTCTAAGTGGATTGAAAAGATAGTCGGGACTTTCCAGTCCCGCGTAAATCTTACAACCTTGATAAGTAAATCGTTCACCTTAGAATGATTTCCATGAGAACCTGTGCTGTTAC
The DNA window shown above is from Thermodesulfobacteriota bacterium and carries:
- the lpdA gene encoding dihydrolipoyl dehydrogenase; the encoded protein is MEKYNLAVIGSGPGGYIAAIRAAQLGMKVAVIERDKPGGVCLNWGCIPSKAILKSAEIYEYFKRSDSYGINVKGLSFDYAKVIDRSRKASSTLSKGVEFLLKKNGIAHLQGTGKLITRNKIGIIGNKNQNEIEAENVLIATGSVPKTLPGLEIDGKLVITSDEAIMSKNFPDSIAIIGGGYIGAEFAYVYNSFGSRVTIVEMESHLLPGADSEVASELERVFKKSGITVLTNTKYNACKQLNGSLNIIVENMSNKELKEIEASKLLVAVGRKAVANTAPTSLSYYKGSDDLGLKDLNIELNEQGFIKTDGSYRTTCSNVYAIGDVIGPPLLAHKASEEGITAVELISGKKGTRVHYDRIPSCVYCQPEIASVGITEDAAKAKGLKIKIGKFPFRASGKAVATGETDGFVKIISDSVTGEILGTHIIGHGATELIAEIGVSQTLEATPLEIALTPHAHPTLSEAVMEAALSALGRARNM
- the lipB gene encoding lipoyl(octanoyl) transferase LipB; protein product: MSVLTVYNLGRVDYKKALELQLSLLNKIKHDEVGDNLLLLEHPPTFTMGRRGKPEHLLKNQEELKNKGIHFEIVGRGGDITYHGPGQLVGYPILDLSSHRCGIHLFLRNIEEVIINALSDFDITGERKRDYTGVWVRDEKIASIGVGVKKWTTYHGFALNVNTELSYFDMIVPCGIPGIKMTSIKELSGNKMDIDMSEVKDSIIEAFSRVFKMNPRVSKNNSFPL